The Longimicrobiaceae bacterium genomic interval CCGCGTGGAAGGGGAACTCGTCCACCTCGAACGGGTCGCCCTCGCCGCCGGCCGAGAGCGGCTTCCCGGCGTCCACCACCCGGCCGGCGAAGGGGTCGTCGTCCGGGTCGGGGGAGCGGAGCCCCACCGAGGCCACCGTGCGGATGTGCCCGTCCTCGCCCGTGGTGTTCACGGTGACGTAGTGGGCGCCCAGGAGCGTGCGGGTGAAGCGCGCCACCAGGTTCAGGACTTCGTCCGGGTCGAGGGTGCGGTTGGCGGCCAGCCCCAGGACGTGCAGCGCCTCGCTCTCCTCCGCGCGGAGGCGGAGGGTGTCGCGCTCGTCCTCCGCCTGGCGGAGCCGCCGGTCCCGCTCCGAGATGCGGCGGAGCGCGGCGCACAGCCGCTCCCATCCGGCCTGCCCGTCCAGTGCGCCGGGCGCGGCCCGCAGCACGAGGACGCCCTCCGCCCCCAGAGGGAGGTAGAGGGCGTCGGCATCGGGCGTGGCGAGGAGGCAGGGCGCCGCGGCCTCCAGCCCCGCCTCGACGAGGTCCGCGAGGGGGGCGTGGCCGTCCGGCCAGTGCTCCCGCACACCGCCGCACTCCCGCTCCACCCACGCCGCGGAGCGGAGCGGCACGGCCGCGGCGAGGCCCTCCACCAGCGCCTGGAACGCGGTGGCGGGGGTGTCGCTCTCGTAGACGTGGACGGCGACGTCCAGGAGGTCCATTGCGGGGGGACGAGGGGGGCCGGGATCGTTTGGGGTCCGCCGCAGCACGGTCCGGGCCGCGGCGCCGCTCCCCTGGTGGCAGGGGAAGGTAGCGTCCCGCCCGTTTCCGAACAATCCTGCCACGAAAAAAGGGCCGTCCGTGCGGACGGCCCCCGGATCGGCCGGGCTGCGGCTCAGCCGGCCGCCTTGCAGGTGGCCGCGGTCACCGTGTAGTCGGCGGCGGCCTTCGTTCCGGCCGCGACCGCCACCGTCGCCGGGGTGGCCGTGGCGGTGAAGCTCAGGGTGTCGCCGTTCGCGAAGCCCACCCGGTCGACGCCCAGGGTGTAGCTCCCGCTCGCCACCGCACCGATCACGTAGGCGCCGTTCGCCTGCGTGGTGCCCGTCTTGGTGGTGGTCCCGCCGGTCGCGGTGGGGACGAAGCGGGTGAGGTCCAGCGTGGCCTGGCCGCCGCAGGCGGGGATCGCCACGCCCTGCGCGAGCGTCACCGTCCCGCCGATCGTCCCGAGGGCGGGGGTGCCGCCGCCCTTGCGGGCCCCGATCAGGACCGGCTTGAGCACGAACTTCCCGGACTTGCCGGCCTCGTGGCCGAAGCTCTGGTTGACGTCGAAGTCGATCACCAGCGTGGTGGCGTCCTCCACGGTGATCCCGCCGGGGAACTTCACCTTGAACCCGCTCTGGCTGCAGCTGGGGCACACCAGCTCGCCGTCGGCGGTCACGCTGGAGGGGAGCTGGGCGTCCTTGGTGGCGAAGACGCGACCGTCCCGGGTGACCACGTACGCGCCGTCCACCACCAGGCGGAGCTGCGAGTAGGTGCCGGGCGGGACGGTGGCGCCGCTCACCAGGTCCTTGAGCTTGCCGCCGCTGAGCGTCAGCAGGTCGATCCACTCGCCGCCCGAGACCGTGAGCTCCTGGCGGGCGGCGGCGGTGTCGCCCCCCTCGCGGCCCTGCAGGACGACCTTGCTGAGCTTGACCCGCGCCTCCTTGAGGTCGCCGGGGGCGTCGGTGAGCTGGACGGTGAGCCGGGCGGAGCCGTTCGGCGCCAGCGAGCCGGTGGACGCCTCGCAGGCGCCCAGCAGGAGGGCCCCCGCCAGCGCGGGGAGAAGGATCGTGCGGTTCCGTGCGACCATGTCGCCTCCAAGAAAGAAGGTCCTGCCGGGGAGGGCCCCCGGCGCTGCTTCTCCCGTCTACCCGTTCTTCGGGACAACCGGACGGTCTCGGAGAGACTCCAGGTTTTGCGACCCCGCCTCGCGACGGGTGTGCCCTGCGGGAGTGCTCCGGGGCCCCTCGGGGCCCCGGCATCCATCGTGACGTCCGCAAGGACGAGCGGCGCCGCCTGCACGTCACAACGGCCGGCGCGCGGCGCTCGCGAGCCTCAGTAGTCCTCCTCGTCCTCCCCCTTCAGGATGCGGAGGTAGCTCTCGTACCGGCCGGGGTCCACCTCGCCCGCCTCCACGGCCGCCCGCACGGCGCACCCGGGCTCGTGCGAGTGGGTGCAGGAGTTCCCGTAGCGGCAGGTGCCCAGGTACGGGCGCATCTCAGGGAAGTGCCCGTCCAGCTCCTCCGGGTCCACCTCCCAGAGCCCCACCTCCCGCAGCCCGGGGGTGTCGGCCACGTACCCGCCGCACTCCAGCGGGATGAGCTCCGCGGTCACCGTGGTGTGGCGCCCCTTGTCCACCGCCTCGCTCACCGCGGCCACCCGCAGCCCCAGCCCCGGCTGCACCGCGTTGAGGAGGCTGGACTTCCCCACGCCGGAGGGGCCCGTGAGCGCCGAGACGCGCCCGCAGATGGCGTCGCGGAGCTCGTCCACCCCCTTCCGCGCGCGCGCGGCGGTGAACAGCACCGGGTACCCGGCCCGCTCGTACGGCCGGAACAGCGCGCGCGCCGCCTCCTCGCCGAGGAGGTCCGTCTTGTTGGCGATGATCAGGGGGTCCAGCCCGCTGGACTCGCAGATCACCAGGAAGCGGTCCAGCATCCGCAGGTGGGGGGAGGGGTGGGCTACCGCGAAGACCACCACCACCTGGTCCACGTTGGCGACGATGGTCTTGGGGCGGGGCGCCTTCCCCGGGGCGCGGCGGACCAGCGCGGTGCGCCGGGGATGGACGCGCTCCACCGTCCACCCCTCCCCGGCGGGCTCCACCTCCACCCGGTCGCCCACCACCACGCGCTCGCCGGAGCGGTCCTCCCGCTTCACCTTCCCCCGCAGCGCGGCCTCCACGATCCCCTCCGCCGTCTCCACCACGTACGTCCCGCCCTGCGCCCGCAGCACCGTCCCGATCATGTGCCTGCCCGGGGCGGAGGGGAAAACAAAGAGCACCCTCCCCGGGGGGAGGGTGCTCGGGTGCCGCGGGTCCGGAAGGGGCTCACGCGGCGGCGAAGGAGGCCAGCGCCTCCCCCATCTCCCCCTCGCGCAGGCGCTTCAGCGCGCGGTCGCGGAGCTGGCGGATGCGCTCCCGCGTCACGCCCAGGATGTCGCCGATCTCCTCCAGGGTGTGCTCGCGCCCGCCCTCCAGCCCGAAGTAGAGCTTGAGGACCTTGGCGTCGCGGGGCTGCAGCGTTCCCAGCGCGCGGTCGATCCGCTCGCTGAGGAGCCGCTCCTCCACCTCGTCCTCGGTGACGATCGCCTCGTCCGAGATGAAGCGCTCCATGAGCTGCGAGTCCTCGGAGTCGCCGATGGGGGCGTCCAGGCGGATCTCCGCGGCGTTCAGCGTCTGCAGGCTCTCCACGATCTCCGGCGACAGCCCGGTGGCCTCGGAGAGCTCCTGCGGCGTGGGGTCGCGCCGCAGCTCCTGCTTGAGGCGCTCCCGCTCGCGGAAGATCTTCGCCAGGTCCGAGGCGCGGTTCAGCGGCACGCGCACGGCGCGCCCCTGGTTGGCGAGCGCCGACAGGATGGCCTGCCGGATCCACCACACCGCGTAGGAGATGAACTTCACCCCCTGGTCCGGGTCGAACTTCCGCGCGGCGGTCACCAGCCCCACGTTCCCCTCCTGGATCAGGTCCGAGAGGGAGACGCCGCGGTTCTGGTACTTCTTCGCGACGGAGATCACGAACCGCAGGTTGGCGCGGACGAGCTCCTGGATGGCGTCCTCGTCACCCACCTGGGAGCGCTTCCCGAGCTCGATCTCCTCGGGCGGGGTCAGCAGGCGGTGGGTGCTGACCTCCTTCAGATATTGGTCCAGGCTCGACTGGTCTTCCGCGGCGACCCCGAACCCCGCGTCGAGCGAGGGGGTCGTCCGCTTCCGCCGCCGTGTCTTGCGTGCTGCCGTAGCCATGTCGGTTCTTCGTCCGTAGAACGGATCCTGCGTGAGGGCCCCCCGGGTGCCGGAAGACCGTGCTGCCCATGCTGCAAGACTTCTGCCGGGAAAAAACAACCGCCCGGCGCGTCGCTGCGGCCGGGCGGGAGCGTCGGGTGCGCCAGGGCGCCCCGCTACTCCCGTCGTGCCGCCATCCGCCGCACCGCGTCGTCCGCGGCGCGCGCGCGCAGTCGCGCCCCCGTGGGGCGGCTGCTCGTCTCGGCTGGTACGAATCCACGCATGCGCGTCGGCGGGTCGTCTCGGGTGGTCCCGCCCCGGGCCGGGGCAGGGGGCGCACAGTATAGTGCGCGCTCCCCACCCCGTCAAGCGACCCGGCCCGCCGGCGCCCCCGTCCGCGGCGCGCGCACCATGTCGGCCCGGGACAAGGGGATGTACCGCCGGTCCGGGGGGATGTTCCCGCCTGTCGCGGGGGGGGCGGCGCCGCCCCTGGCCGTCGTGGACGGAGTGGGCGGCTACTTCCGCTCCCTGCGCCGGGCCAGGCGCTCCTCGCGCCGCCGCCGGCCCGCCTCGTGGCGGCGCTTCTCCTCCTCCGTCTCCGGGAGCACCTGCGGGATCCGGGTGGG includes:
- a CDS encoding DUF4382 domain-containing protein, producing the protein MVARNRTILLPALAGALLLGACEASTGSLAPNGSARLTVQLTDAPGDLKEARVKLSKVVLQGREGGDTAAARQELTVSGGEWIDLLTLSGGKLKDLVSGATVPPGTYSQLRLVVDGAYVVTRDGRVFATKDAQLPSSVTADGELVCPSCSQSGFKVKFPGGITVEDATTLVIDFDVNQSFGHEAGKSGKFVLKPVLIGARKGGGTPALGTIGGTVTLAQGVAIPACGGQATLDLTRFVPTATGGTTTKTGTTQANGAYVIGAVASGSYTLGVDRVGFANGDTLSFTATATPATVAVAAGTKAAADYTVTAATCKAAG
- the rsgA gene encoding ribosome small subunit-dependent GTPase A — its product is MIGTVLRAQGGTYVVETAEGIVEAALRGKVKREDRSGERVVVGDRVEVEPAGEGWTVERVHPRRTALVRRAPGKAPRPKTIVANVDQVVVVFAVAHPSPHLRMLDRFLVICESSGLDPLIIANKTDLLGEEAARALFRPYERAGYPVLFTAARARKGVDELRDAICGRVSALTGPSGVGKSSLLNAVQPGLGLRVAAVSEAVDKGRHTTVTAELIPLECGGYVADTPGLREVGLWEVDPEELDGHFPEMRPYLGTCRYGNSCTHSHEPGCAVRAAVEAGEVDPGRYESYLRILKGEDEEDY
- a CDS encoding RNA polymerase sigma factor RpoD/SigA, producing the protein MATAARKTRRRKRTTPSLDAGFGVAAEDQSSLDQYLKEVSTHRLLTPPEEIELGKRSQVGDEDAIQELVRANLRFVISVAKKYQNRGVSLSDLIQEGNVGLVTAARKFDPDQGVKFISYAVWWIRQAILSALANQGRAVRVPLNRASDLAKIFRERERLKQELRRDPTPQELSEATGLSPEIVESLQTLNAAEIRLDAPIGDSEDSQLMERFISDEAIVTEDEVEERLLSERIDRALGTLQPRDAKVLKLYFGLEGGREHTLEEIGDILGVTRERIRQLRDRALKRLREGEMGEALASFAAA